The Sinomonas sp. P10A9 genome contains the following window.
TGCTGCTCGCTGCACGGCCCGATCTGGTCTCCATGCTTTCCATCGCCGGGGCGGTGTACCTGGTCTGGCTAGGAGTTACGACGACGCGTGGCTGGCGTCGGGCAGGATTCACCGGGGGCGGGGCGACGCTGCCCTCGGGGGAGGCGCTCGACGCCGCCGTGCGCACCCCGGGTCCCATGGTCGACTTCCTCAAGGGCCTCGGCACGAGCGGGATCAATCCCAAGGCACTGCTGCTGTTCGCGGCAGTCATGCCGCAGTTCGTGCGCACCGGCTCGCCGATGCCAGTCGTCGCCCAGACCACGGCGATGGGGCTCACCCATCTCGCGTTCACCATCGTGGTCTACACCCTCGTGGCGGTGGCAGCGCGCCGACTCCTGGCCGCCAAGCCGAAGCGGGCGCAGATCGTGACGCTCGTGAGTGGGGTGCTCATGCTCGGCATCGGCGGCGGGCTGCTCGCCGAGCAGGGCGCGGCCCTGATCGGGACGCTCGCATAGGCGCCAGAGACCCCACAACCGGCTGCCAGAGACCCCACAACGCCGAAAGGTGACCCCGCGTCGGGCAGGCACGATGCGGGGTCACGTATCAGCGACTGGGGGTCATGTTTCAGCGACGCGGGGTCATGTCCCTACGCGCCCGGAAGGGCCGCCGCGGCGGCCCGAGCCGCGGCCGGGAGCGCATCGAAAATGCGGGTCATCGCGGCGTCGTCGTGGGCGGCGGAGAGGAACCAGGCCTCGAAGACGCTCGGCGGCAGGTACACACCGGAGTCGAGCATCGAATGGAAGAAGGGACCGTAGCGGAACGCCTCCTGGGCCTGCGCGTCAGCGTAGTTGTGCACGCCGCGCTCGGACGTGCCGAACGCGACGGAGAACAGGTTGCCGGCCCGCTGGATCGAGTGGTCGACCCCCTCGGCAGACAGTGCCGCCGAGACGGCCGCCGAAAGGTCTGCCGCCCGCGCATCGATGTGCGCGTACACGGCATCGGTGGCCAGACGCAGGGTCGCGACACCCGCAGCCATCGCCACCGGGTTTCCGGACAGCGTGCCGGCCTGGTACACCGGCCCCAGCGGCGCCAGATAATCCATGATCGATGCGCGGCCGCCGAGGGCCGCGACGGGCATGCCGCCGCCGATCACCTTGCCGAAAGTGAACAGGTCCGGGGCCCACCCCTCATGCTGGCCCGTGAGGCCCCAGTAGCCCGCGGATCCCACCCGGAAGCCGGTGAGGACCTCGTCCATGATGAAGAGCGCGCCGTGCTCGGCGGTGATCCGGCGCAGGCCCTCGTTGAAGCCCTCCCTGGGAGCGACGACGCCCATGTTTGCCGGTGCGGCCTCGGTGATGACGGCCGCGACGCGCGACCCGTGCTCGGCGAAGGCTGCCTCGACGGCGGCGAGGTCGTTGTACGGCAGGACGAGGGTCTCGGCGGCGGTGGCAGCGGTGACGCCCGCGGACCCCGGCAGCGCGAGCGTCGCGACTCCCGAGCCCGCCGCAGCGAGCAGCGAGTCGACGTGCCCGTGGTAGCAACCCGCGAACTTCACGACGAGATCGCGACCGGTATACCCGCGTGCGAGGCGGATCGCGGTCATTGTCGCCTCGGTACCGGTGGAGACCATACGCACCCGTTCGACGGCCCCGACGCGCCCGATCAGGAGCTCGGCCAGCGCAGCCTCGTCCGGCGTGGAGGCGCCGAAGGACAGCCCGCGGTCCACGGCCGCGTGGACGGCCTCGAGGACCTCCGGCACGGCATGGCCCAGGAGTGCGGGACCCCACGAGCACACGAGGTCCGCGTACTCCCGTCCGTCCGCGTCGGTCACGTACGGACCCTTCGCGGAAACGAGGAAGCGGGGCGTCCCTCCCACGGAACCGAACGCGCGAACGGGCGAGTTCACCCCTCCCGGCATGAGCGAGCGGGCACGGGCAAAGAGGTCCTCGGACGTGGTCATGCCCCCATTCTTCCATCCAGCGGAGGGCGCGACGGCAGCGCGCGGCGAGTGACCGCCGTCGTGCGTGCCGCCCCAACGCGCACGACGCCGGCCCTCGCCTTCGCGGCCGACGTTGCCCTACGCGAGCAGGTCCGCCACGAGCGGTGCGACCTTGGTGCCGAAGAGCTCGATGCTCTTCATCATGGCGCCGTGCGAGAGCGTCCCGTTGGAGTACTTGAGGTCGAATCGCTCGGTGCCGAGGGCCTTGTGCGTGTCCGCGATCTTGCGTGCCACCGTCTCGGGCGAGCCCACATACAGGGCCCCCGGACGCGATGCCTGGGAGTTGAACTCGGTACGGCTGCCGGGGCCCCACCCGCGTTCCTCGCCGAGGCGGTTGCGCATCGCGAGCCAGTGCGGGAAGAGCTCCTCGCGGGCCTGCTCGTCGGTGTCCGCTATGTGCCCGGGCGAGTGCGTCGCGAGCATCGTGTACGGCTGCTTGAACTTCTCGAGCGAGCGCTTGTACAGCTCGACGTAGGGCGCGAAGCGCGCGGGCTCGCCGCCGATGATCGCGAAGCTCACGGGGTAGCCGTACTGCGCGGCCCGGACCACCGACTGCGGCGTGCCGCCCACGCCGATCCATGTCCTCAGGAGCCCGTCCTCGAGGTGCGGATAGGCCGTGAGTCCGTTGATGGGTCCGCGGTGGCGGCCCTCCCAGCGGACCGGGTTCTGGGAGCGGACGCGGTCGAACAGCTCGAGCTTCTCCTCGAACAGCGTCTCGTAGTCTTCGAGGTCGAAGCCGAAGAGCGGGAACGACTCGATGAACGAGCCCCTGCCGAGGATGACCTCGGCGCGGCCGTTCGAGACAGCGTCAAGCGTCGAGAAGCGCTGGAAGACACGGACCGGATCGTCCGAGGAGAGGACCGTGACCGCCGAGCCGAGCCGGATGTTCTCCGTCTTCGACGCAATCGCCGAGAGGACCACCTCCGGCGCGGAGACGGCGAAGTCCTTGCGGTGATGCTCGCCGACGTCGAACGAGTAGAGGCCCACCTGATCGGCGAGGACGCCTTCCTCGACGACGTCGCGGATCACCTGGGCGTGCGGCTTCGGCTCACCGTCGGGGCCGAGCCCGACATCGCCGAACGTGTTGAGGCCGAGGAGGACCGGGGTGTGCCCGTCATCTGCATGCATATGCATTCAAACCGCGAGGCTCGCTGCTTCATTCCCTCCCGGTTGCACCGGTGCCCCGCTCAGGCCTCCTTGAGCCAGCCTGCGATCTCCGGCGCCCAGTACGTGAGGACCATGTTCGCGCCCGCCCGGCGGATCCCCAGGACGGACTCCAGGATGGATGCCTTCCGGTCGATCCACCCGCGTGCGGCCGCCGCCTCGATCATCGAGTACTCCCCCGAGATCTGGTATGCGGCAACGGGGACCGGGCTCATGGCGGCGACGTCGGCGAGGATGTCGAGGTAGCTCATGGCCGGCTTGACCATGACCATGTCCGCGCCCTCCTCAAGGTCCAGCTCAACCTCGAGGAGCGCCTCGCGGCGGTTCGCGGCGTCCATCTGGTACGTGCGGCGGTCGCCCTGCAGCTGCGAATCGACGGCCTCGCGGAACGGCCCATAGAACGCCGAGGCGTACTTGGCGGCGTAGGCGAGAATCGAGACATCATGGCGGCCGGCGGCGTCGAGCGCCTGGCGGATCACGGCAACCTGGCCGTCCATCATGCCGCTCGGCCCGAGCACGTGGGCGCCCGCCTCAGCCTGCGCCACCGCCATCTGCCCGTAGATCTCGAGCGTCGCATCGTTGTCCACGCGGCCCTCGGCATCCAGAACGCCGCAGTGACCGTGATCGGTGAACTCGTCGAGGCACACGTCGCTCATGATCACGAGCGAGTCCCCGACCTCTTCACGCACGGCGCGGATGCCCGCGTTGAGCACGCCGTCGGGGTCGAGCGACGCGGTGCCCTCGGCATCGCGCTCCTCGGGCACGCCGAACAGCATGATCCCGCCCAGCCCCAGCTCAGCGGCCTCGGCCGCCGCGCGCCGAAGCGTGTCCGAGGTGTGCTGGACGACGCCGGGCATCGACTGGATCGGCTGCGGCTCGGTGAGTCCCTCCCGCACGAATGCAGGCAGGATGAGCTCGGCGGGGTGGAGACGCGTCTCGGCGACAAGTCGGCGCAGGGCAGGGGTCTGGCGCAGGCGACGGGGGCGGTGGGTCGGGAAGCTCATGGCGTGACTTTCAGGATCGAGGTGGGTCAGGGATTGAGCGAACGGGCGATCGCGTCCACGATGCCTGCAGGGGACGGAGCCGAGGCGGTCGTCGCAGCCGGAATGCCGAGCCGCTCCAGCTCGGCGGCGGTCGGCTCGCCGATCGCGATGAGTCGGGTCTTCTCGAGTGGATGGAGCACGTCGTGGATCCGCCGGGCTGCGCTCGGCGACGCGGCGAGGATCGCGTCGAGACTCCCCGCCGCCAGCTCGTCGTTGGCCTCGTCGGGGGAAAGCACGACGGCGCGCGCTTCCTGCCCGGCCTGCTCACCAGCAGCGAGACTCGTCACGAGACGCCGTTCGGGGTTCGCGGGATAGTCCACCGTACTGTATGCCGTGACCGTCTCGACCGACCAGCCGCGGGCGTCCAGTCCCTCGGCCAGAGTCGGGGCCGCGAGGTTGCTCTGCGGAATGAGCACCCGGGTGATGCCCGCACCGTCGCCGCCCGCGGCCCCCGCGTCGTCCGCGTACGCCCAGAGCTCGACGAGTCCCTCGGCGGACTGCCTGCCTGCCGGAGCGAGGTCCACGCGGAGGCCCTCGGCCTCCAGCACGCGGCGCGAACTGGGGCCGATCGTGGCGATCCGCACCCCTGGCGGTACGAGCGCCGGAAGCCCGACGCCTCGCGTGGCCGCGACCTCCTTGAGGGCGCGCACAGTCGTGATACTCGAGATGACGAGCCACCCGTACTCCCCCGCCGCGAGCCGGTCGAGGGCCGCGGACAGCAGGGCCTGATCCGGGGCACGCTCGAAGTCGATCATGGGCAGCAGCAGCGGCTCCGCGCCCGCCTCAGCCAGCGCCGCTGCCATGGCCCCGGCACGGTCTGGGCTGCGGGTCAGCAGTACCCTTCGGCCCGCGAGAGGTGACCCCGCATCGCCGGGACGTGACCCCGGGCCACTGAGACGTGACCCCGCATCGCTGAGGGGTGACCCCCCATCACTGGGATCTGACCCCGCATCGCTGGGAGGTGACCCCGCATCGCTGGGAGGTGACCCCGCATCGCTGGGAGGTGACCCCGCATCGCTGGGAGGTGACCCCGCATCGCTGGCGGCCATCAGGCGCGCAGGTCTGCGAGGTCCGCGGCGCCCTGTGCCAGCAGCTCCTCGGCCAGCTCGATGCCCAGAAGGGTCGCGCCGACCTCGGTCAGGCCGTCGGTGGCCCGCGCGAGGCGCAGCGACTTCGTGCCGTCCACCGCGCACACCACGGCCTCGAGTCGGAGCATGCTCCCCTTGCGCCGGGCGAAGGCACCGACGGGTGCCGCACAGCCGGCTTCGAGGCGGGCCAGGAGCGCGCGTTCGGCCGTTACGGCGAGACGGGTATCGGCGTCCTCGATCGCAGCGAGCGCGTGCGCGAGTACGCCCTGAGCGGCAGAGGCGCCGCTCGCGGCACCGCCGTGCGCAGGCCGTTCGGGGGCGTCCTCGATGCGGCACTCGACTGCCAGAGCGCCCTGCCCGGGCGCCGGCAGCATGACTTCGGGCTCGAAGTGCTCGGTGACCACGTCCGTGCGGCCCAGACGGGCCAGCCCGGCGCCGGCGAGGACGACGGCGTCGAGGTCGCCTGGCGCCTCAGATGCGTTGCCCGGGAGTCCGGGAACCCGGCCCAGTCGCGTGTCGACATTGCCGCGGATGTCGAGGACCTCGAGGTCGGGCCGGAGGGCCCGCAGCTGGGCGGCGCGCCGTGGCGACCCGGTGCCGATCCTGGCGCCGGAGGGCAGCTCGGCGAGGGTGAGCCCGTCGCGGGCGCACAGCACGTCGCGGTGGTCGGCACGGACCGGGACAGCCGCGATGGACAGCCCGGGCGCGCCGGCGGTGGGAAGGTCCTTGAGCGAGTGGATCGCCACATCACACCGGTCCGCGAGGAGCGCTTCGCGCAGCGCCGCGACGAACACCCCGGTCCCGCCGAGGGACGCGAGGGATCCGGTCTTGACGTCACCCTCCGTGCGGATGCGCACGAGCTCGGTCGTGAAGCCTCCCACGGCTGAGAGCAGGTCGGCTGTCTGCTGCGACTGGGTCAGGGCGAGCGCGCTCCCGCGCGTTCCGATGCGAACGGACATGCTCAGGCCTCGGTACCCGGTGCGCTTGTGCCCTGCCGCTCGGCCGTGGCGTCCGGATACGCATCGTGGGTCGCGCCGAGCACGATGCTCTCCCCTGTGCCCGCTTCCGCGATCACCGGCTTGGCTCCGCGGAAGTTCTCGCAGCAGCCCGGGCGGCACACGTCGTACCAGGGGCCGAGGTCGGTCGCGTGCGGCCGCTGGGCCAGGTTTCGGTCCACGGTCCGCTCACTGATGAGCTTCACGAGGCCAGCCACGAACTCGCGGTGGACGCCCGGCGTCGGAACGCGGACGGCCTCGATCCCGAGCTCTCGGCACTTGTCGAGCGCCTCAGTGTCAAGGTCCCAAACGACCTCCATGTGGTCGCTCACGAAGCCGAGCGGAACGATGACTGTCCCCTTGACAGCCTGCCTCCCCTCGCCGCCTGCAGCGATGGCGTCGAGATGGTCGTTGATGTCCGGCTCGAGCCAGGGGATGTGCGGGGCACCCGAGCGGGACTGGTAGACGAGGTCCCAGGCCACGTGGGGAGCCACGGCGGCCATGATGGCCCGAGCATTCGCGAGGTGCTGCGCCACGTAGGCGGAGCCTCCCTCGAATTCGCGGGGTTCGCCCTCCGAGCGGCCGGCGGCCTCGGCATCACGGGTCGGGATCGAGTGGGTCGAGAAGAGCACGCGGATCTCGGAGTCGCGCGAGCCGTCGGCGGCGCCGAGCGCCTCCCTCACGGTCTTCAGGCCCGCCGAGGTCCCCTCGACGAAGGGCGCCACGAAACCGGGGTGGTCGAAGTACTGCCGGACCTTGTCCACGCGCAGGCGGCCGGCCAGACCGGTCTCCGTCAGCGCGACGCCGATGTCTTCGCGGTACTGGCGGCAGCTCGAGTAGCACGAGTACACACTCGTGGTGAGCATGAGGACCTTGCGGTGCCCGGCGTCGTAGATGTCCTGGAGTGTCTGGGGGATGTAGGGGTCCCAGTTGCGGTTGCCCCAGTACACGGGCAGGTCGATGCTCTGCGCCGCGAGTTCGGCCTCGAGCGCGGCCTTGAGGGCGCGGTTCTGGGCGTTGATGGGGCTGATCCCGCCGAACGCGCGGTAGTGGTGGCTCACCGCTTCGAGGCGCTCGTCAGGGATGCCGCGGCCTCGGGTCACGTTGCGCAGGAACGGCAGGACGTCGTCCTGGCCCTCGGGTCCGCCGAAGGACGCGAGCAGGATCGCGTCGTACTCGGCGGCCTCTGCACGGCCGGCCTCGGTGACCGGATTCGGCGCAACGCTGACGGCGATAGGTGCGACGGCGCCGTCGACCGTGATCTGGACGGTATCCCCAGAGGTCGAGGCACTCACGCGAGGACCTCGGCGACCTCGGCGGGCGAGATGCGGCGCCCGGTGTAGAAGGGGACCTCCTCGCGGACGTGGTTGCGGGCGTCTGTGTAGCGCAGGTGGCGCATCATGTCGACGAGGTCGACGAGTTCGGGCGCCTCGAGGGCGAGGAGCCACTCCCAGTCGCCGAGGGCGAATGCCGAGACCGTGTTGGAGAGGACCTGCGGGAAGTCACGGCCGAGCATGCCGTGGTCGCGCAGCATGCGGGAGCGCTCCTCGGCAGGCAGGAGGTACCACTCGTACGAGCGCACGAACGGGTAGACGGTGAGCCATGTGCTCGGCTCGACGCCGCGGGAGAACGCCGGGGTGTGGCTCTTGGAGAACTCGGCCTCGCGGTGCACGCCCATCGCGGACCAGACGATCTCGGTCTCCGCGAAGAGGTCGCTGCGGCGGATGTCACGCACGGCCTGCTGGAGGGCCTCGGGCACCGGGCCGTGCAGCCAGACCATGATGTCCGCATCGGCGCGCATCGCGGAGACGTCGTAGGCGCCGCGCAGGGTGACGCCGCCGTCGGCGAGGCGGGCAACGAGCGCCTCGAAGTCGGTCACCGCGCTGCCGCTCGGCGCGGCGGCGTCCGGGATGCGGCAGAACACGGTCCAGAGGGTAAAGAACTGCGTCTCTTCGGCGCCCTCGTCCTGGCCCGCAGCTTTAGTGACAGATTCGACAGAAGTGTGGCTCATGGTGACCAGTGTGCTCCTTCGGCAACAGCATTTCGAAATTCAGATGTTCTACAGGATGTAGAAGTGACGAACATCATGCGGGCATTCCTCGATCGAGGCTTCCCGCGAGCCCGATCGCCTGAGCGCGGGCGTCTGGGACAACGGCGGCGAGGCCGTTCCCCGCGGCCCATCCGCCCACCACGGCAAGGCCCTGCTGCGCGCCGATGAGGTCCCGGATCTGGGTGACCCGTTCCCTGTGTCCCACGGTCGCGAAGGGAAGGGCCCCCTGCCAGCGCACCACGTCCCAGCCGAGGACATCCTCGGCCGAGAGCGCCACGCTCAAGAGCGTCGAGGCGTCGCGGAGTGCCGCCGCGAACAGCTCGTTGTCGGTCTCAGGCCCGGGGCCGATGCCGGCCACGCCCTGGACCGGATCCCCCGCGCGCCCGTAGGAAAGCCGGACGACGTGCGTGCCGGGGCCCGCCGCCTCGGCGAGCCACTCCCATTTCGCGGTCGCGTGCGTGAGCGCCTTGGCCTCGATGCCGGCCACCTGCGGGGCTACGAGGACCCCCGTGCCGCGGGGACGTGCATCGAGCGCGGGACAGTCGAGCACGAACGTGACGAGCTTGACCTCGGGCCCGGGCACCGGCTCGTGGCCCGCAAGAGCGGGAACGGCGTCGGAGAGGAGTTCGACCGCCGCGGGCCCGTCGAGGGCCACGACCACGAGATCGGCCTCGTACACCGTCTCCGGCAGCGGCGCCGCCTCCTCGGTGTCGATCTGGGGACGGACGACGGCGCCCACCCGCCAGAGCGGCCGGCCGTCGGCTCCCGTGGTGCGGTCCAGCCGCTCCACCCGTTCGTCAGGGACGAGCCGCACGCCGTCGTCCGTGAGTCGTCCGACGAGAGCCGTGATGATCCGGTTCAGTCCGCCCCGGATGCCCGCAACGGCGGAGCCGGCCTTGCGCCCTCGGGCGGCCCCGCGCTGGGCGGAGACGGCGGCGGCGAGGGAGCCCTTCTCTGCCATGAGCCGGCGGAGTCCGGGGGCCACCATGTCGGCGTCGAGCGCCGCAGGGTCCGCGGAATGGACGCCTCCCACCACCGGGGCCACGAGCCGTTCGAGCACGCGCCGGCCCATGCGGACCCGCACGAGGTCGGCGACGCTCGCCTGCCGCCGCGGCTCGCGCACGGGAAGCACGCGGTCGAGGGACGCCCGGGCGGAGCCCCAGAAGCCGAGGGCAGCGCGGACCTCGGGGTCCCAGGGGTTGGCGGGAATGCCGAGGACGCCGGTCTTGGGAAGCTCCTGCGGGCCATTGGGGAGCAGAACCCACGCGCCGGACGGGTGGGGCGGAACCACGTCGCCGTCGAGCCCAATCTCGTCCACGAGCGTCCGGACCGCGTCCGTACGCGTCGCGAAGGACTCTGCGCCGCTGTCGAGGACCAGTCCGGCCACCTCGTGCTCGCCGATGCACCCACCCCAGCGCCCGCTTGCCTCGAGCACGGTCACCCCGAGGCCTGCGCGTCTGAGCTCGAGCGCAGCGACGAGCCCCGAGATTCCTCCGCCCACGACGATCGCGCTGTAGGGCCGCGCGGGGACGGCTCCGTTGCCCTCCATCAGGACGTGCCCTTTCGTCAGTAGGTGATCGAGTGGACGAGCTCGACCACGCGCGTCAGCACCTCGGGATCGGTCTCCGGAGGGACGCCGTGCCCGAGGTTGACCACGTGGCCCGGCGCCGAGGCACCCGCGCGGACGACGTCGCGCACGTGCGCCTCGAGCACGTTCCACGGGGCCGCGAGGAAGGCAGGGTCAATGTTCCCCTGCAGCACCACGCGCCCGCCAAGCCGGCGGTTCGCCTCGTGCAGCGGCAGGCGGTAGTCCACGCCGACCGCGTCGACGCCGACCTCGTACATCGCCCCGAGGAGCTCGGACGTGCCCGTGCCGAAGTGGACGAGCGGTGCCCCGAGGTCGCGCACGTGGTCGAGGGCCTGCGACGAGTACGGCGCGGCATGGCGGCGGTAGTCTTCGACGCCGAGCGATCCCGCCCAGGAATCGAAGAGCTGGCCAGCCGAGGCGCCCGCCTCGATCTGGGCCCGCAGGAACCGTCCCGACGCGTCGGCGGTCCAGGCCATGAGCGCGGCCCACGTCCCGGGGTCGCCGTGCATCATCGTGCGGGGCCCGAGGTGGTCCCTCGATGGGCGGCCCTCGACCATGTAGGCAGCAACGGTGAAGGGCGCGCCCGCGAAGCCGATGAGCGGCGTGGTGCCCAGCTCGGCGATGGTGAGGCCGACGGCCTCGCGGATCGGCTCGAGCGCCGCGTCCGTGAGGCGCGGGAGCGCGGCCACGTCCGCCTCGGAGCGGATCGGGCTGGCGAGCACGGGGCCGACGCCCGGGACGATGTCGACGTCGACGCCGGCGAGCTTGAGGGGGATGACGATGTCCGAGAAGAAGATGGCCGCATCGACGTCGTGGCGGCGCACGGGCTGGAGTGTGATCTCTGCCGCGAGGTCGGGGCGGAGGCACGACTCGAGCATGCCGACCCCCTCACGGGCCTTGCGGTACTCGGGGAGCGAGCGGCCTGCCTGGCGCATGAACCACACCGGCTTCCGGCTCGGCCTGCCCCCGCGGTATGCGGTGATGAGCGGCGACTGCGCCGTCCGTCCGTCCTTGAGCGGGTGGTCCTGGCTGAGTGTCATGGCCCGATTGTCTCAAACGGCCCCCACGCCGTTGGCGACAACGTGTCACAGCGAGCCGCGTTTTCTACACAGGAACGAAAAGCTATGATGACAGGGCTGTGGTTGTTTTCTCCCTCTCGGCGACGCACGCCGATATTGACCTTGAGACCGTTGCCCAATTGAGCACCGGTGCTGCCACCGTGGCCGCAGACGCCACCGCATCCCCCGCCCTCAACGGCGCCGTGGTGCTGGCCACCTGCAACCGCTACGAGATCTACGCCGAGGCCCGGGGCCCCGAAGAGCTCGAGGCAGCGCGCTCGGCGCTCCTGACCGAGATCAGCGCCCGAAGCGGCCTGCCGCACGAGACTGTCTCGGGGGCCTTCGCTCTCGCGCACGGCCGCGACGTGACGCGGCATCTCTTCGCCGTGAGCTCGGGGCTCGACTCGGCGGTCGTGGGCGAACGCGAGATCGCCGGGCAGGTGCGCCGCGCCCTCATTTCCGCCCAGGAGCACGGCACCGCAAGCCCGTCCCTCGTCAGGCTCTTCCAGACGGCGTCGAAGACGGCCAAGGAGGTCGGAACGCAGACTGCCCTCGGAAGCCGGGGCCTCTCGATCGTCTCGGTCGCCCTCGATCTCGCGGCGGACATCGCCGAGGTGCCAGCCTGGTCCGGCAAGAAGGCCGTCCTGTTCGGCACCGGCGCCTATGCCGGGGCAACCATGGCGCTCCTCAAGGAGCGCGGCGTCGAGCAGGTCTCCGTCTACTCCGCCTCGGGCCGTGCACAGGAGTTCGCGGCCGCCCGGGGCGCCTCCGCCGTGACATCCCGCGACCTGCCTCAGGCCATCGCCGAGGCGGACGTGCTCATCGGGTGCAGCGGCTCCGACAATGCCATGGAAGCCGTCGAGCTCGCAGCGATCCGCGAAGACTCGGCGCAGCAGCTCATCGTCATCGACCTCGCCCTCACCCACGACTTCGACCCTGCCGTCGGTTCCCTCGACGGCGTCGAGCTCATCACCCTCGAGTCCGTGCGGCTCGCAGCCCCCGAAGAGCAGACCGAATCCCTTGCCCAGGCCAGCGCGATCGTCTCCGCGGCAGCGGCCGACTTCGACGCCGAGCGTCAGGCCCGCCAGGCGGACGCCGCCATCGTGGCCCTGCGCCGGCACACCATGGCCGTCCTGGACTCCGAGATCGAGAAGGTGCGCGCCCGCCATGGCTGCACCGCCGCAGCCGAAGAGGTCGAGTTCGCCATGCGGCGCATGGTCAAGCAGCTGCTCCACACTCCGACCGTCCGTGCGAGGCAGCTCGCCGCCGAAGGACGGGAGGGCGAGTACCTCGCGGCCCTCGAGGCGCTCTACGGCATCAGCGTGGCGATCCCCGGGATGATCTCGGCTCCTGACGAGTCCGCACAGTCTTCCGTCGCCGCAGGCCCCGCGGGAGCGACCGCCGGGGAAGGCCGGGGTGCCACAGACGGTGCCGACGCCGAGGACTGCCCGGTCGACCATACCCGCACCGGCTGACCCTCTCCCAATGTCAACGGGAGCGTCTGCGGTC
Protein-coding sequences here:
- the hemG gene encoding protoporphyrinogen oxidase; this encodes MEGNGAVPARPYSAIVVGGGISGLVAALELRRAGLGVTVLEASGRWGGCIGEHEVAGLVLDSGAESFATRTDAVRTLVDEIGLDGDVVPPHPSGAWVLLPNGPQELPKTGVLGIPANPWDPEVRAALGFWGSARASLDRVLPVREPRRQASVADLVRVRMGRRVLERLVAPVVGGVHSADPAALDADMVAPGLRRLMAEKGSLAAAVSAQRGAARGRKAGSAVAGIRGGLNRIITALVGRLTDDGVRLVPDERVERLDRTTGADGRPLWRVGAVVRPQIDTEEAAPLPETVYEADLVVVALDGPAAVELLSDAVPALAGHEPVPGPEVKLVTFVLDCPALDARPRGTGVLVAPQVAGIEAKALTHATAKWEWLAEAAGPGTHVVRLSYGRAGDPVQGVAGIGPGPETDNELFAAALRDASTLLSVALSAEDVLGWDVVRWQGALPFATVGHRERVTQIRDLIGAQQGLAVVGGWAAGNGLAAVVPDARAQAIGLAGSLDRGMPA
- a CDS encoding glutamyl-tRNA reductase; translated protein: MVVFSLSATHADIDLETVAQLSTGAATVAADATASPALNGAVVLATCNRYEIYAEARGPEELEAARSALLTEISARSGLPHETVSGAFALAHGRDVTRHLFAVSSGLDSAVVGEREIAGQVRRALISAQEHGTASPSLVRLFQTASKTAKEVGTQTALGSRGLSIVSVALDLAADIAEVPAWSGKKAVLFGTGAYAGATMALLKERGVEQVSVYSASGRAQEFAAARGASAVTSRDLPQAIAEADVLIGCSGSDNAMEAVELAAIREDSAQQLIVIDLALTHDFDPAVGSLDGVELITLESVRLAAPEEQTESLAQASAIVSAAAADFDAERQARQADAAIVALRRHTMAVLDSEIEKVRARHGCTAAAEEVEFAMRRMVKQLLHTPTVRARQLAAEGREGEYLAALEALYGISVAIPGMISAPDESAQSSVAAGPAGATAGEGRGATDGADAEDCPVDHTRTG
- the hemE gene encoding uroporphyrinogen decarboxylase is translated as MTLSQDHPLKDGRTAQSPLITAYRGGRPSRKPVWFMRQAGRSLPEYRKAREGVGMLESCLRPDLAAEITLQPVRRHDVDAAIFFSDIVIPLKLAGVDVDIVPGVGPVLASPIRSEADVAALPRLTDAALEPIREAVGLTIAELGTTPLIGFAGAPFTVAAYMVEGRPSRDHLGPRTMMHGDPGTWAALMAWTADASGRFLRAQIEAGASAGQLFDSWAGSLGVEDYRRHAAPYSSQALDHVRDLGAPLVHFGTGTSELLGAMYEVGVDAVGVDYRLPLHEANRRLGGRVVLQGNIDPAFLAAPWNVLEAHVRDVVRAGASAPGHVVNLGHGVPPETDPEVLTRVVELVHSITY